One Sulfurimonas sp. HSL-3221 genomic window, AGGTCCTCAACACCTCCGACGCCGATATGGTCGCGGCATGGGGTACGAAAGACGTCACGGCGATGACAACATGGAACCCGCAGCTCAGCGAGATCATGGCCAACAACAAAGATGCGAACCTTGTCTTCGACTCCAGCAAGACGCCGGGCGAGATTATCGATATGCTCGTCATCAACACGGAAACCCTCAAAGACAACCCGAAACTCGCCAAAGCGCTGACCGGTGCATGGTTTGAGACGATGGCACTGATGAAAAAGGGCGACGAAGCGGCACTGACTTTTATGGCGCAGGCTTCCGGTACGGACCTCGCGGGCTACAAGAGCCAGCTTGACTCCACGATGATGTTCTACGAGCCCTCTGACCTGCTGACGTTTACAACCAGCGACGCCATTCCGGCGACGATGAAAAAAGTCAGCGAATTCTCCTTTGACCACGGCATCCTCGGCGAAGGTGCTCCTGACGCCGAGTTCATTGGTATGGCGTTCCCGGGCGGCAAAACGTTCGGTGATCCGAAAAACATCAAGCTCCGCTTCGACGACACCTATGTCAAAATGGCTGCCGAAGGGAAACTGTAAGGTCCTCTCATGAAACGTTTAATGAACCTCAGACCGTCGAAACAGTCCCTCTTTTTCCTGGGGCTGCTGCCGTTTGTGCTGATCGTGCTCCTCTACCTGGGGGCGTCGGAAGTCCGCCTGGCGGAAAATCCGAACGACAAACTGCTGCCCTCCATGAGCAGCTTTGCCGAAGCGATCGACCGCATGGCGTTTGAACCGAGCAAGCGTACCGGCGAATACCTCTTCGTCGAAGATACGGTCGCCTCGCTCGAGCGCCTCGGCCTCGGTGTGCTCATCAGCGCAGTGCTCGCACTGCTGATGGGGATCCCGCTGGGGTTCATTCCCTTCGTTCGTGCGGGCCTTTCGCCCTTCGTCGCGGCCTTTTCCATGGTGCCGCCAATGGCTATTTTGCCCATCTTATTCATCATTTTCGGTATGGGTGAGCTGGCTAAAGTAGCACTGATCGTCATCGGGGTGACCCCGCTGATCGTCCGCGACCTGCAGCAGCGGGTCATGGAGATCCCGGCGGAGCAGCTGATCAAGGCGCAGACCCTGGGCGGATCGTCCTGGACGATCGTCCTGCGCGTCGTGCTGCCGCAGATCTTTCCGCGCCTGCTTGATGCGGTGCGCCTCACCATGGGGACGGCGTGGATCTTCCTGATCTCCGCCGAGGCAATTTCGGCCACGGAAGGGCTGGGGTACCGGATCTTCTTGGTACGCCGCTACCTGTCGATGGATGTGATCCTGCCGTATGTTGCCTGGATCACCTTCCTCGCCTTTTTGTTTGATTACCTGCTCAAGCGGTTCACTTACAAGGTGTTCCCGTGGTATGACGCAGGGAAGGAGCAGTCATGAGCCTCGTCACCGTTAAAAACCTCTGGAAAGAGTACGGCGACAACGTCGTGCTGGAAAACCTGAGCCTGAACATCGAGGCGGGCGAATTCTGTACGCTCGTCGGACCGTCGGGTTGCGGGAAAACAACCTTTCTGAAG contains:
- a CDS encoding ABC transporter permease — encoded protein: MKRLMNLRPSKQSLFFLGLLPFVLIVLLYLGASEVRLAENPNDKLLPSMSSFAEAIDRMAFEPSKRTGEYLFVEDTVASLERLGLGVLISAVLALLMGIPLGFIPFVRAGLSPFVAAFSMVPPMAILPILFIIFGMGELAKVALIVIGVTPLIVRDLQQRVMEIPAEQLIKAQTLGGSSWTIVLRVVLPQIFPRLLDAVRLTMGTAWIFLISAEAISATEGLGYRIFLVRRYLSMDVILPYVAWITFLAFLFDYLLKRFTYKVFPWYDAGKEQS
- a CDS encoding putative urea ABC transporter substrate-binding protein, translated to MKSIFKSTSKLLVAATMVMGLGASSLMAEVKDKFQVSWTIYVGWMPWDYAQQKGIIDKWAKKYGIEIEMVQVNDYIESINQYTAGKFDGCLMTNMDALTIPAAGGVDSTAVIMGDYSNGNDGILLKNKKKLSDIKGQTVNLVELSVSHYLLARALETVGLSEKDVKVLNTSDADMVAAWGTKDVTAMTTWNPQLSEIMANNKDANLVFDSSKTPGEIIDMLVINTETLKDNPKLAKALTGAWFETMALMKKGDEAALTFMAQASGTDLAGYKSQLDSTMMFYEPSDLLTFTTSDAIPATMKKVSEFSFDHGILGEGAPDAEFIGMAFPGGKTFGDPKNIKLRFDDTYVKMAAEGKL